Below is a genomic region from Demequina sp. NBRC 110054.
GCACCTCGGGGTCGACGGCGACGTTGAGCTGGATCTCTCGCCCGTACGCGGACGTGAGGATCGAGACCAGCCGGGCGCGCTGTGCGGCGCTCAGCTCGACGGCCGAGACGACCGAGGCGAGCAGTCGACCGCGACGCGTCGCGGCAGCCTGCACCAGGCTCTTGATCGTGGTGATGAGGCGCTGGCCGCGGACCTTCTCGACCGCGCGGTGCAGCAGCGCCTGCGTGACCTGGTCCATGCGGCCCTTGAGCACGCCCTCGAGCAGCTCGAGGCGCACCTCGCGCGACACCGAGCGGTTGGACAGCGCGACCAGCAGGTCGCGCTCGCCCTCGAGCAGGCGCTGCACCTGGAACAGCTCGTCCTCGACCGTGTCGATGTGGCCCGCGTGCTGAGCCGACGCGAGCATCGCCTCGGTACCGGCATCCTCGACCGCGACCGCGAGGTCCACGTCCTCGGACCACCGGTGGCCGGCGAAGTCGCCGACCACATCGACCACGCGGCTGTCGAGACCGCCGAAGAGGTGCTTCACGAGCGCCGACTTGGCATCGGCGTCACGAGCAGGGTCCGTCAGCGCGCGCCGCAGGGAGCCGGAGCCGTCAAGCGCGTCGACCACGACGAACAGCTCCCGGCCCAGCTTCATGCCGTCTGCACCGGACGCGCTCGCCACAGGCTCGAAGGCCTTCAGCACCGCGTCCCGTGACGCCTGACTCGTGCCTCGCATCCGCTAGCCCTCCGCCTTCACGTTCGCCTCGAGCTCGTCGAGGAACGAGTCGATGACCCGCTGCTGACGCGCGTCGTCGGCGAGCGACTCGCCCACGATCTTCGAGGCGAGATCGGTCGCCAGAGCGCCGACGTCGCCGCGCAGCGAGACGATCGCCTGCTGGCGCTCCGCCTCGATCTGCTTGTTGGCGGTCTCGACGATGCGGTCAGCCTCGCCGGATGCCTTGGTGCGGGTCTCCGCGAGGATCTGCTGCGCCTCGGCGCGCGCGTCCTCACGGATACGAGCAGCCTCGGCACGTGCCTCGGTCAGCTGAGCGGTGTACTCCTCGAGCGCTGCCGCCGCCTCCGACTGGGCCTTCTCCGCCTTCGAGATGCCTCCCTCGATGAGGGCGGCACGCTCGTCCAGGGTCTTCTGCAGCGAGGGCAGCAGGAAACGCTGGAAGGCGATGACGATGATCACGAAGATCACCGCCGACCACAGCAGGTCGTAGTTCGACGGCAGGATCGGGTTGAACTCGCTCGAGTGCTCGCCGCCCTCTTCGGCAGCGAGCACCAGCGTGGACAGGCCCAGCATCAGCTGAAGATGAAGCCGGTGACCAGGCCGAGCAGCGCGAGCACCTCGACGAACGCGACACCGATGAACATGGTGGCACGGAGCTGGCCGGCGACCTCGGGCTGGCGGGCCATGCCCTCGATGGTCTTGCCGATCAGGATGCCCAGGCCGATGCCGGGGCCGATCGCGGCGAGGCCATAGCCGACCGTCGAGATGTTTCCGGTCATCTCAGCGAGAGTGGTGACGTCCACTTTCTTTTCCCTTCGTTGGTGCCCGGCCGCTCGACCGGGCAGGTCTGATTTCTAGTGCTCTTCCTCGAGCGCCATGTTGAGGTACACGGCGGAAAGCATGGTGAAGACGTAGGCCTGAAGCAGCGCCACGAAGATCTCGAACAGCGTGAAGGCGAACCCGGCGACGAACGTCACCGCACCCACCGACTTCATGGCGCCCGCGGCCTCGAAGAAGAAGTACTGCGTGGCCGCGAAGAACAGGACCAGCAGCATGTGGCCGGCGATCATGTTCGCCGCGAGTCGCAGCGCGAGCGTCGCGGGCCGCAGGAAGAAGACCTGCAGGAACTCGATCGGCGTGAGCAGCAGGTAGATGCCCTTCGGCACACCGGGCGGGAAGAGGCTGTTCTTGAGGTAGCCCCCGAGCCCGTGCTTCTTGACTCCGACGCCCAGGTACATGATCCACACCCACACGGCCATCACGATCGGGAGACCGATCAGCGACGTGCCGGCGATGTTGATGCCTGGGATCACACCGGTGATGTTGAAGAAGGTGATCGCGAGGAACAGCGTCGAGAGGAACGGAAGGAACCGCTTGGTGTCCTCCTTGCTCATGACCTGCTCGACGATCTGCGTCTTCACGAAGTCGAGCATGAACTCGACGGCGGCCTGGAAGCGGCCCGGCACGACCTTGGCGCGGCCGGCGACGATGGCGAAGATCACGATGAGCACCACGGCCGCGATGACGCGGGCGAGCATGATGCGGTTGAACTCGAAGATCGTGCCCTCCCACAGCAGTGCCGTGGGGTCGAACTCGGCGAGCGACGGTGCGTGGAACCCGTCAGAGCTGAAGAGCCACTGGAAGAAGTTCTGGGTATCCCCAGACTCATGACCGGCCGCGTCAGCGGCTGCGGCTACCACGATGTGTCGCATCAGACTCCAGCAGGTTTGCTGCGGCCGTTGCGAAGGCGGCCGCAGGGGGACTGTCGGTGAATCGGGATAAACCCTAGCCTATTCGTCCCGGCTCTCAGTACCACTCGTGGTGTATGGGACACGTCCCCGGATCAACACCACAGCGTCGATGCCGAGCGTCACCAGTATGCCGCCGATCACCGCGATACCGAACACCGTACGGGGGAAGTCCTCGATCTGCGCGAGGAGCACGACCGCGACGACGATCACGATCATCTTGGCGAGCCACGAGCCCAGGATGATCGCCGCCATCATGTGCGGCGGCTGGCGGTGAGCGAGCTGCATCGCGAGGGGTGTGAGCAGCCCCGCGAGGGCTGCGACGGCGATGCCGGCGAGCCCCGCCCACATGCCGGGGAGGTCCTGCACGAGGTAGCCGAGAAGGCCGGCGAGCACAGCTCCGACCGCGAGCGCGAGGGCTCCGATGCGCAGCGCGCGACGATAGACGGCGGACTCCGCCGAGGCGGGCTGGGGGGCGGTCATGCGTCCTCCTTGATCTCGCCCGAGGCCGGGGCCCCGGCGGTCGACGGGTCCTGGCCTGCATCGTCCTGGGACTCCTGGTCCCCCGGCCGTGCCGCATCGTCCAGGCCCCCTGGCCGTGCCGCATCGTCCTCGTGGAGCGCCGCAGCGCCCTCCTCCCCTGCCTGGTGCGCGCGCTGCGCGGCGTCTCCCGGCCGCTGACCGCGCGGGATGGCCTCGACCTTGCCCTCGGGCGTCGCGCGCAGCCTCAGGGGAGCCACGCCGTGCCCCGCGGTCCTCCACGCGCGCGAGCTGGCGAGCCTGAGGCCCGGCGAGAACGTGATCAGACCCGCGAGCATGATCCCCGACACGACGACGGCGATTGCCTTGGGCGTCGGCAGGAACACCGTGGAGACGGTCCCGAAGGACAGCACCGCGGTCCACAGGTAGAGCACGGCCACGGCCCAGCGATGGCTGTGACCCGCGCGCAGCAGCAGGTGGTGGAGGTGGTGCGCGTCGGGGGTGAACGGCGACTGCCCTCGCAGCGTGCGACGGATGACGGCCGCGCCCATGTCGATCAGCGGCACGGCGACGACCATGAGCGGCAGCAGGATCGGGATGAAGGCGGGGATGCTCTCGCGGTCGGACACGACGGTCGGGTCGATCTGCCCCGTGACCACGATCGCGGCGGCGGCGATCGTGAGGCCCAGCACCATCGACCCCGAGTCGCCCATGAAGATGCGCGCGGGGTTCATGTTGTGCGGGAGGAAGCCCAGGCTCGCGCCGACCAGCACCGCGAGGATGAGGCTCGCGATCGACGAGTAGTCGCCCGGCGTCGCGGAGCGCGCGAGCAGGTAGGTGTACGTGAAGAAGGCGAGCCCGCCGATCGCGATCATGCCTGCCGCGAGACCGTCGAGACCGTCGACGAAGTTCACGGCGTTGATCGCGACCACCACGACCAGCACCGTCGCGGACAGCGACAGGTACGAGCTGCCGATCGTGAGCCCGCCGATGGGCACCGTCACGAGCTGGACGCCGCCCCATGCCATGAGCAGGGCCGCGAGGATCTGCCCCGCGAGCTTGGCCATCCAGTCGAGGTCCCACACGTCGTCGGCGAATCCGAGCGCGCACACGAGGGCGGCGCCAGCAAGGACGCCCCACGGCGCGCGGCTGCCTTCGAAGACGGGTTGGAGGAACGGGATCGTGCTCGCGAGCACGATGCCTCCCGCGATGCCCAGGAAGATCGCGACGCCGCCGAGGCGGGCCGTCGGGGTCGAGTGGACGTCACGCTTGCGCACGGCAGTGACCGCGCCCACGCGAAGCGCGAGGTGGCGCATCGCGGGCGTGGCGGCGTACGCCACCAACGCGGAGACGAGCAGCAGCGTGAGGTAGACCTTCACTCGGAGTCGGCCTCCAGCGGCCTCAGCAGCGCGTCCTCGCCGATGATGTCGGCGATCGCCTCGCGGCTCACTCCCCCGGCACGGACGATGCGCAGGCCGGCGTCGTTGGTCGCGTCCACGATCGTCGAGGCCTGGCCCAGCGGGCTGTCGCCCGCGTCGAGGTAGACGGCGACGGACTCGCCCAGCTGGGACTCGGCGTCGGACGCCGTGGTCGCCGCAGGCTGACCGGTCTTGTTCGCGCTCGTCACGGCGAGCGGGCCGGTGCGCTTGAGGAGCGCGAGGGCGGCAGGGTGGTCGGGCATGCGCAGCGCGACCGTGCCGTGGGTGTCGCCCAGGTCCCACGCGAGCGAGGGCTGGGCCATGACGATGACCGTCAGCGCGCCCGGCCAGAACTCCTCCATGAGCGCGCGCGCGGGCTCGGGGACGTCCATGGCGAGCCCGTCGACCGTGCGGACGTCGGGGATGAGCACGGGCGGCGGCATCTGCCTCCCACGGCCCTTGGCTGTGAGGACGGCCGCGACGGCATCGGGCTGGAAGGCGTCGGCGCCGATTCCGTACACGGTGTCGGTCGGCAGCACGATCACCTGGCCGGCCTCGACCGCCTCGACCGCGGCGTCCAGCGACGGCCCCCAGGCCTGGGGGTCGGTGCATGGGTAGATCATGAGCCCAAGTCTCTCAGACGCGGGGCGCCTCAGACGTCGACGCGGCGCGCGACCAGCATCCGGTCACGCCCGGTGAGGTCCTGGCGCGTGTGGACGTCGCCCCAGTACACGGAGCTCGCGGCGTACTCGCGCAGCGCCTCGCCCTGCAGCTCGCCGTGCTCCATCACGAGCCAGCCACCCAGGTCGAGCAGCCTCGCCGCCTCGTCGATGATCGCGCGCGGCACCTCGAGACCGTCGTCGCCCATGCCGTACAGGGCGCTCGGCGGGTCGTAGTCGCGGACCTCCTGGTCGCGCGGCACCGCGTCAGGCGGGATGTACGGCGGGTTGGTCACGACGACCTGGGCGCAGCGCTCGAAGTGGTGCATGCACGAGCGGGCGTCACCGAGGATCGGGCGGATGCGCCGGCGCACGTCCGGCGGCAGCATGCGCGCGTTGAGGCGCAGGTAGACGTTGGCCTCCTCGCTCGCCTCCACCAGGGACACGTGCGCGTCGTCCATCTCGGACGCGATCGACAGGCCGATGGCCCCCGATCCCGCGCACAGGTCGACCACGCGGACGATGCCGTCGCGGCCGGGCTTGGCCTCGCGCGCCAGGTCCAGGGCGACCTGGGCGACGACCTCGGTCTCGGGCCGCGGGACGAACACGCCCGGTCCCACCTGGAGCTCGAGGTTCCTGAACGGGGCCTTGCCGGTGATGTGCTGAAGCGGCTCGCGCTGCACGCGGCGCGTGACGCGCGCCTCGAGGAGGTCGTGGTCGAGCACGTCCTCGGTCCAGTGGTCGTCACGCGCGGCAGCCGTCCGCACCTCGGCGGGCGTCCAGCCGAACGTGTGCGCCATGAGGACCACGGCATCATGCTGCGGCGAGGGGACGCCGGCTGCGGCGAGACGCTCGGAGATGTCGCGCAGGCGCGCGCCCACGGAGGGCATGGTCAGTCCTCGTGTGCGGCGAGGCGCGCGGCCTCGTCGGCGTCGATCGCGGACTGGATGACCGGACCGAGGTCGCCTCCGAGGACGTGGTCGAGGTTGTAGGCCTTGTAGCCGGTGCGGTGGTCCGCGATCCGGTTCTCAGGGAAGTTGTAGGTGCGGATGCGCTCCGAGCGGTCGACGGTGCGCACCTGCGACTTGCGCATGTCCTGGGCCTCGGCCTCCGCCGCCTCCTTCTGGGCGGCGAGCAGGCGGGCGCGCAGGATGCGCATGGCCGACTCCTTGTTCTGGAGTTGGCTCTTCTCGTTCTGGCAGCTCACGACGATCCCGGTCGGGATGTGCGTGAGGCGGACCGCGGAGTCCGTCGTGTTGACCGACTGGCCGCCGGGGCCCGACGAGCGGTAGACGTCGACGCGGACCTCGTTCATGTCGAGCTCGACGTCCTCGACCTCCTCGGCCTCCGGGTACACGAGGACGCCGGCGGCGGAGGTGTGGATGCGGCCCTGCGACTCGGTCGCGGGCACGCGCTGGACGCGGTGGACGCCGCCCTCGTACTTGAGGTGCGCCCACACGCCGTTCTCGGGGTCGACGCTGCCAGGCGCCTTGATGGCGACGGAGAGGTCCTTGTAGCCGCCCATGTCGGTCTCGGTCGCCTCGAGGATCTGCGCCTTCCAGCCCTTGCCCTCGGCGAACTTGAGGTACATCTTCAGCAGGTCGCCCGCGAACAGCGCGGACTCCTCGCCTCCCTCGCCGGACTTGATCTCGAGGATCACGTCGCGAGAGTCGTCGGGGTCGCGCGGGATCAGGATGCGGCGGAGCGTCTCGGTCGCGTCCTCGACGGCCTGCTCCATCGCGGGCACCTCGGCGGCGAGCTCGGGGTCGAGCTCAGCCATCTCCTGGGCGGCCTCGAGGTCGTCGGTGGCCGCCTTCCAGGTCCGATGCGCCGCGACGACGCGACCCAGCTCCGCGAACCGGCGACCGAGCGTGCGCGCGCGCCCCGCGTCCGCGTGGACTGCGGGATCGGCGAGCTGATTCTCGATATCGGTGTACTCGTCCAGCAGGGGCTGGACGGCTGCGAAGGCTTCGGCCACGTCGTCGCGGGCTTCCGGCGTTACTTCTTGGCGCCGTAACGCTTCTCGAAGCGGGCCACACGGCCACCGGTGTCCATGATCTTCTGCTTGCCCGTGTAGAACGGGTGGCAGGCCGAGCAGACCTCGACGCTGATCGCGCCGGACTTCTCGGTGGACTTGGTCTCGAACGTGTTACCGCAGGTGCACGTGACAGTGGTGGCCACGTACTCGGGGTGGATGTCCTTCTTCATGATCTCCCTTAGATGTGCGTCCGGGTCCTTGCGTACTTCGCTTCGGTGAACCGGATGCCGTGGACCCGATCCGCAGACCGAGCCAACGGACTATTCTGCCACGCCTGTCAAGGGGTGGCGAATGCGCAGGCGCCCCGCGCGCTCACTCGACCCGAGCGAGCCAGACCAGGCGCCTCCCCGCCCCTGCGCCGCACGCGGTCTCGCCTTCGTCGAGCGGTTCCACCTTCGCGCGGATCGTGTCGCCCACCATGAGGACGATGCCCGGGTCGCCCGCGAGCGACCACACCTCATCGTCGTCGGTGGTCACGTCCGTGCAGCCCTGTGCGATGGCGCTCACGCGCCCCGCGACGACGTCGGACGGCACCACGTCGGTGGGAACAGTCGGCGGCGCCGTCGGGCGGGCCAGTGTCTGCAGGTCGCGGGGCGACAACGGGGTCGTCGACCCGTCAGGCGCTACGACGAGGCCGGAGCCGGTCGTGCCGGGGCCGTGCGCGGTCATGCTCTCCTCCTCGGTCGGCACCGACGTCGGTGCAGTGCCCGTGTCCGCGCATCCGGTGATGGCCGCGAGGGCGAGCGCGCTCGCGACCGCTCCGAACGTGACCGGGCGCCGACGCATCGTCCCTCTCCCCTCCCTCGCTCCTCCAGTCTGGGCTCGACCGCTGTTGTTCGCTCGGCCGCGCGACGAAGGCGGCGCCGGCCCCCGGGGTGGCTCCCCCGGGGGCCGGCGCGGTCATGGACGCGGCGTCAGTACACCTTCACCGTCATCGAGCTGTCCTTCTGCTTCACGATCCGGATCTGGACCCCGACCGCGGGGAGCTTCACGCCGTGGTTGGGCAGCTCGGCGAACCAGTACTGATCCGTGTCGTCGAACACGCGGTTCCCCCTCGCTCCCTTGATGCGGCTCTTCACCCCGTCGACGTGGAGCGTGAACGAGTCGGCCCGCTTGAGGCTGAAGGGTGCGTCGTACACCTGCACCCTCGCCCGCCAGTAGTCGCCGTTCACGTCCGTCATCGGCTGCGGGTGCGAGTCGATGTACAGGTTCCGCCCGCTGCCGGGGTGCGCGAACGTGTCGTTGTCGGAGTACGACAGATCCCAGTACGAGATCAGCAGACCCTCCTGGTAGGAGTAGTGGTCCACGTAGTCCGGCAGCGTGCTCGCGTACCCGAAGTGGTACGGCCCGGTCTTGAGGTACTGGTCGTACGACGTGTAGGACCGGTAGGCCGCGATGTAGTAGTTCGGGTACGACTGCGTGCTCGAGGTGCCGACCGCGGTGAAGCCGTCGACGGTCCAGCCGCCGTCCCCGTCCTCAGCTCCGTCCTCGAAGACGCCCTCGACCGCGATCTCGTCGAGGAACACGCCGTCGATCACGTCGGGGTCGTTGCCCGCGACGCCGCCGTCGGTCGTGTAGCGGATCCGGAGATCCACCGTCTGACCCGCGTACGCGCTCAGGTCGAACGTCGCCGGGATCCAGTCGGCCTGCGTGCCGTCCGTCGCCGCGGGCTCGTCGACCGTCGTGATCGAGCCGGCGATCGGCACGAAGCCCGAGCCGTCGTCGACCTCGACGTAGAGGTAGTCGTATCCCTCCTCGATGTCGTAGCGGGTCTGGAAGGTCAGCGCGGGAGACCCGTCAGGCACGTCGACGCTCCGCGTGAGCGTGCTCGTGAGGTCGTCACCCGTGCCGCTGTACCACTGGGCCGCTCCCACCGCGGGTTCGCCGAGATCCGTCGTGACGGTCTTCTCCGGGAGCCCCACGATGAGGGCCTGCGGTCTGCGCGTGTTGTACTCCGAGACCCCCAGGGTGACGGTCTCCCTGTCGCCCGCCTCGACGTACTCGTAGTCGAGCCAGCCGAGCTGGAGCTTGTTCCATGCGCCAAGGTCGCCGCCTCGCTCGCCGATGCCCTCGTCGTCGGCCGCCGTGAGCCTGCTCTGCGCCATGAGCGTCCAGTACTCGTTGTTGTTGTCGCCGCCGGACTGCACGTTGTAGTCGTCCGGGAGACCGAGGTCGTGGCCGTACTCGTGGTAGAACACCGAGCGGCCGCCGTTCTCCGGTTGCATCGTGTAGTCGCCGATCCAGATGCCGGAATCGCCGATCTGCGTGCCGCCGAGCGGGTTCGCCTCGGGACCGGTGAGCCCCGCGTAGTTGTAGTACGCGTACCAGCGGTGCGACCAGATGGCGTCGGAGCCGTAGATCGGGTCGCCGTCCGCCTGATCGCCGCCGGCGTGCACGATCTGGAAGTGGTCGATGTAGCCGTCCGGCTCGTTGAAGTCGCCGTCGCCGTCGTAGTCGTAGCGGTCCCACACGTCGAAGGACGCGAGATCCGCGTTCACGTCCTCGACCGAGCGGCCCTGCGCGAGCTGATCCTCGTACCAGATCGTCGCGGCGTCGGCCACGAGGTCCCACACGGTCGAGCACACGATCGAGCCGCACGCATCCGTGCCGTAGGCGGCCTGCGTGTACGGCACCTTGACCCAGTCGGTCACCTCGCCGTCGACGCTGTAGCGGCCCGAGGACTGCGTCTCGTAGTACTCCCGCAGCGACTCGTCGTCGCCGAAGTACAGGCCCTGGAAGTAGGACTGCGAGTAGTCGGCCTGCCAGACCGTCGTGTTGTTCACCGAGCGGTCGGGCTCGGGGATCTCGTTGTGGAGCGGCCCCTCGGTGCGCTGCGCGTCATCGGCGTAGCCATACGGGGACTCCTCGTCCCCGAACTCGGCGAGGACCACGAAGATGCGGTCGGTGGTCTCGCGCGACAGCTCGACGTACTGATCGGTGGTCCGGCCCTTGGAGCCCCTCAGCGAGGGTCCGTCGGCCGCGGATATGTCGGCGTCCGAGCTGACCTTGACGACTGTGCTGTCGCCCCGTTCCTCGGCGGTCAGATCCCCCTCGAGCACTCCCGTGATCGCCGCCTCGCGAAGCGCGGTGCGCTTCGCATCCAGCGGGTTGGGAAGGTTGTCGGAGGTGACGGTCTGCACCGTCTCCTCCTCGGCGGGCGGCGCGGCGGTCGCGACCGGAGCGGCGACCACCCCCGATCCCAGCAGGACGGCCGCGGTGGCCGCGCTCAGCTTCGTACGCACATGTACCTCCATTGGCGAGGATCGCCGCCCCCACCCCCATGGACGCGGCGATACATGGTGCGGCCGCCCCAGCGCGGCCGTGGTGCAGGACGCCCCCGAGAGTCGGTTGGTTCAGGCCGACGATGGCGACGTCCGGTGTCACATTACGAAGACGGGGGTCGCGTCGACGCGTCCCTTTTCGGCGTTTTGCCCGATGTGAGGAATTTCACTTCTGCGAGAGAGGTGCCTCGCACCGGGACAAGCGAGGCGCCGGCCGGGGAGAACGCACAGGGGCCCGATCCTCGCGGATCGGGCCCCTGTGCGATGTCGAGGGAGGACTACTTCTCGTGGTCCTCCGCCCCCGGCGTGGTCTTCGCGACCTGCATGAGGAACTCGGTGTTGGTCTTGTTCTCCTTGAGCTTGCCCAGGAGGAGCTCGATGGCCTGCTGCTGCTCGAGCGCGGTGAGCACGCGACGCAGCTTCCACATGATCTTCAGCTCCTCGGCGCTCATGAGGATCTCCTCGCGGCGCGTGCCCGACGCGTTGACGTCGACGGCCGGGA
It encodes:
- the prmC gene encoding peptide chain release factor N(5)-glutamine methyltransferase, which produces MPSVGARLRDISERLAAAGVPSPQHDAVVLMAHTFGWTPAEVRTAAARDDHWTEDVLDHDLLEARVTRRVQREPLQHITGKAPFRNLELQVGPGVFVPRPETEVVAQVALDLAREAKPGRDGIVRVVDLCAGSGAIGLSIASEMDDAHVSLVEASEEANVYLRLNARMLPPDVRRRIRPILGDARSCMHHFERCAQVVVTNPPYIPPDAVPRDQEVRDYDPPSALYGMGDDGLEVPRAIIDEAARLLDLGGWLVMEHGELQGEALREYAASSVYWGDVHTRQDLTGRDRMLVARRVDV
- a CDS encoding F0F1 ATP synthase subunit B → MLGLSTLVLAAEEGGEHSSEFNPILPSNYDLLWSAVIFVIIVIAFQRFLLPSLQKTLDERAALIEGGISKAEKAQSEAAAALEEYTAQLTEARAEAARIREDARAEAQQILAETRTKASGEADRIVETANKQIEAERQQAIVSLRGDVGALATDLASKIVGESLADDARQQRVIDSFLDELEANVKAEG
- a CDS encoding F0F1 ATP synthase subunit delta; amino-acid sequence: MRGTSQASRDAVLKAFEPVASASGADGMKLGRELFVVVDALDGSGSLRRALTDPARDADAKSALVKHLFGGLDSRVVDVVGDFAGHRWSEDVDLAVAVEDAGTEAMLASAQHAGHIDTVEDELFQVQRLLEGERDLLVALSNRSVSREVRLELLEGVLKGRMDQVTQALLHRAVEKVRGQRLITTIKSLVQAAATRRGRLLASVVSAVELSAAQRARLVSILTSAYGREIQLNVAVDPEVLGGIKVQVGTEAVDGTVLARLDEARRRLVS
- the prfA gene encoding peptide chain release factor 1, which produces MAEAFAAVQPLLDEYTDIENQLADPAVHADAGRARTLGRRFAELGRVVAAHRTWKAATDDLEAAQEMAELDPELAAEVPAMEQAVEDATETLRRILIPRDPDDSRDVILEIKSGEGGEESALFAGDLLKMYLKFAEGKGWKAQILEATETDMGGYKDLSVAIKAPGSVDPENGVWAHLKYEGGVHRVQRVPATESQGRIHTSAAGVLVYPEAEEVEDVELDMNEVRVDVYRSSGPGGQSVNTTDSAVRLTHIPTGIVVSCQNEKSQLQNKESAMRILRARLLAAQKEAAEAEAQDMRKSQVRTVDRSERIRTYNFPENRIADHRTGYKAYNLDHVLGGDLGPVIQSAIDADEAARLAAHED
- the rpmE gene encoding 50S ribosomal protein L31, yielding MKKDIHPEYVATTVTCTCGNTFETKSTEKSGAISVEVCSACHPFYTGKQKIMDTGGRVARFEKRYGAKK
- the atpB gene encoding F0F1 ATP synthase subunit A translates to MRHIVVAAAADAAGHESGDTQNFFQWLFSSDGFHAPSLAEFDPTALLWEGTIFEFNRIMLARVIAAVVLIVIFAIVAGRAKVVPGRFQAAVEFMLDFVKTQIVEQVMSKEDTKRFLPFLSTLFLAITFFNITGVIPGINIAGTSLIGLPIVMAVWVWIMYLGVGVKKHGLGGYLKNSLFPPGVPKGIYLLLTPIEFLQVFFLRPATLALRLAANMIAGHMLLVLFFAATQYFFFEAAGAMKSVGAVTFVAGFAFTLFEIFVALLQAYVFTMLSAVYLNMALEEEH
- a CDS encoding L-threonylcarbamoyladenylate synthase; the protein is MIYPCTDPQAWGPSLDAAVEAVEAGQVIVLPTDTVYGIGADAFQPDAVAAVLTAKGRGRQMPPPVLIPDVRTVDGLAMDVPEPARALMEEFWPGALTVIVMAQPSLAWDLGDTHGTVALRMPDHPAALALLKRTGPLAVTSANKTGQPAATTASDAESQLGESVAVYLDAGDSPLGQASTIVDATNDAGLRIVRAGGVSREAIADIIGEDALLRPLEADSE
- a CDS encoding MraY family glycosyltransferase, with product MKVYLTLLLVSALVAYAATPAMRHLALRVGAVTAVRKRDVHSTPTARLGGVAIFLGIAGGIVLASTIPFLQPVFEGSRAPWGVLAGAALVCALGFADDVWDLDWMAKLAGQILAALLMAWGGVQLVTVPIGGLTIGSSYLSLSATVLVVVVAINAVNFVDGLDGLAAGMIAIGGLAFFTYTYLLARSATPGDYSSIASLILAVLVGASLGFLPHNMNPARIFMGDSGSMVLGLTIAAAAIVVTGQIDPTVVSDRESIPAFIPILLPLMVVAVPLIDMGAAVIRRTLRGQSPFTPDAHHLHHLLLRAGHSHRWAVAVLYLWTAVLSFGTVSTVFLPTPKAIAVVVSGIMLAGLITFSPGLRLASSRAWRTAGHGVAPLRLRATPEGKVEAIPRGQRPGDAAQRAHQAGEEGAAALHEDDAARPGGLDDAARPGDQESQDDAGQDPSTAGAPASGEIKEDA
- a CDS encoding ATP synthase F0 subunit C — protein: MDVTTLAEMTGNISTVGYGLAAIGPGIGLGILIGKTIEGMARQPEVAGQLRATMFIGVAFVEVLALLGLVTGFIFS
- a CDS encoding immune inhibitor A domain-containing protein — protein: MRTKLSAATAAVLLGSGVVAAPVATAAPPAEEETVQTVTSDNLPNPLDAKRTALREAAITGVLEGDLTAEERGDSTVVKVSSDADISAADGPSLRGSKGRTTDQYVELSRETTDRIFVVLAEFGDEESPYGYADDAQRTEGPLHNEIPEPDRSVNNTTVWQADYSQSYFQGLYFGDDESLREYYETQSSGRYSVDGEVTDWVKVPYTQAAYGTDACGSIVCSTVWDLVADAATIWYEDQLAQGRSVEDVNADLASFDVWDRYDYDGDGDFNEPDGYIDHFQIVHAGGDQADGDPIYGSDAIWSHRWYAYYNYAGLTGPEANPLGGTQIGDSGIWIGDYTMQPENGGRSVFYHEYGHDLGLPDDYNVQSGGDNNNEYWTLMAQSRLTAADDEGIGERGGDLGAWNKLQLGWLDYEYVEAGDRETVTLGVSEYNTRRPQALIVGLPEKTVTTDLGEPAVGAAQWYSGTGDDLTSTLTRSVDVPDGSPALTFQTRYDIEEGYDYLYVEVDDGSGFVPIAGSITTVDEPAATDGTQADWIPATFDLSAYAGQTVDLRIRYTTDGGVAGNDPDVIDGVFLDEIAVEGVFEDGAEDGDGGWTVDGFTAVGTSSTQSYPNYYIAAYRSYTSYDQYLKTGPYHFGYASTLPDYVDHYSYQEGLLISYWDLSYSDNDTFAHPGSGRNLYIDSHPQPMTDVNGDYWRARVQVYDAPFSLKRADSFTLHVDGVKSRIKGARGNRVFDDTDQYWFAELPNHGVKLPAVGVQIRIVKQKDSSMTVKVY